One segment of Rickettsiales bacterium Ac37b DNA contains the following:
- a CDS encoding 5-formyltetrahydrofolate cyclo-ligase family protein yields MIEKKTLRAHYIKLRSLHAINNPEFLQKISENFFNILENYPKKSIIAGYLAMPGELNLLPLLQKAEQHGYRIAMPVVISKHSPLSFCLCGANPTITISKYYKNLPEPIDAYPYVMPDIVITPMLACDRQGTRLGYGGGLYDRTLASLRGKSSSLVVIGICNHNFLVNSELPHNLYDQFLDIIITDKEMITTRARQL; encoded by the coding sequence ATGATTGAGAAAAAAACTTTAAGAGCTCATTATATAAAATTGCGTTCTTTACATGCTATAAATAATCCAGAATTTTTACAAAAAATTTCTGAGAATTTTTTTAACATTTTAGAAAATTATCCTAAAAAAAGCATTATTGCAGGTTATTTAGCGATGCCAGGTGAGCTTAATTTATTACCATTACTTCAAAAAGCTGAACAACATGGTTATAGAATTGCTATGCCTGTTGTAATTAGTAAACATTCTCCCTTAAGTTTTTGTTTATGTGGTGCTAACCCTACAATCACTATAAGTAAATATTATAAAAACTTACCAGAGCCTATAGATGCTTACCCATATGTTATGCCTGATATTGTTATAACTCCTATGCTTGCATGTGATAGACAGGGCACAAGACTCGGTTATGGAGGAGGTTTGTATGATAGGACTTTAGCTTCTCTAAGAGGAAAATCTTCATCTTTGGTGGTAATTGGAATATGTAATCATAATTTTCTTGTGAATTCTGAACTTCCGCATAATCTATATGATCAATTTTTAGATATTATTATTACTGATAAAGAAATGATAACTACTAGAGCTAGGCAGCTGTAG
- the virD4 gene encoding Type IV secretion system protein virD4 codes for MNTIRNWVIISVLVLCTFLLCIYLGGIILTILLDSVSNVQTRFIANVNIVWFYLHYIWQYRNSLTLEYSNYFVVKVIASTLTPFIIIVGAGYNYRDKLTKWRPYQEKESIHGDAKWASEEDIKRAGLRSKQGMLLGKDKNGYFIASGYQHALLFAPTGSGKGVGFVIPNLLFWEDSIIVHDIKLENYTLTSGWRAKMGQKVFVWAPADPDGKTHCYNPIDWVSSKPGQMVDDVQKIANLIMPEREFWNNEARSLFVGVVLYLLAVPDKIKSFGEVVRTMRSDDVVYNLAVVLDTIGKHIHPVAYMNIAAFLQKADKERSGVISTMNSSLELWANPLIDTATATSDFNIQNFKKDKTTIFVGLTPDNIKRLEPLMQVFYQQATEFLSRKLPDNKEDPYGVMFMMDEFPTLGKMEQFKTGIAYFRGYNVRLFLIIQDTEQLKGTYEEAGMNSFLSNSTYRITFAANNMETANLISQLCGNKTVEQVSQNKPKFMDLNPASRSLHVSEVQRALLLPQEVILLPRDEQIVLIESFPPIKSKKIKYFDDRFFKKRLLPPINVPIQEPYDIKKSNKIDQSTETSSNSNVED; via the coding sequence ATGAATACTATACGTAATTGGGTTATAATTAGTGTTTTAGTTTTGTGTACATTCCTATTATGTATTTACCTAGGAGGTATAATATTAACTATTTTATTAGATAGTGTTAGTAATGTTCAAACACGTTTTATAGCTAACGTAAACATAGTATGGTTTTACTTACACTATATTTGGCAATATAGAAATAGCCTTACTTTAGAATATAGCAATTATTTTGTAGTCAAAGTAATAGCTTCTACTTTAACGCCTTTTATAATTATTGTAGGAGCAGGTTACAATTACCGTGATAAACTGACCAAATGGCGTCCATATCAAGAAAAAGAATCTATTCATGGTGATGCTAAATGGGCTTCCGAAGAAGATATAAAACGTGCAGGTTTACGCTCTAAACAAGGAATGTTACTTGGTAAAGACAAGAACGGTTATTTCATTGCATCGGGCTATCAACATGCTTTATTATTTGCACCAACAGGTTCTGGAAAAGGTGTAGGTTTTGTTATACCTAATTTGCTTTTTTGGGAAGATTCAATTATTGTCCATGATATTAAATTAGAAAATTATACTCTAACTAGTGGCTGGCGTGCTAAAATGGGCCAAAAAGTATTTGTATGGGCTCCTGCTGATCCTGATGGTAAAACTCATTGTTATAATCCTATAGACTGGGTAAGTAGTAAACCAGGGCAAATGGTAGATGATGTACAAAAAATAGCTAACTTAATTATGCCAGAAAGGGAATTTTGGAATAATGAAGCACGCAGTTTGTTTGTTGGCGTGGTATTATATCTTTTAGCTGTACCGGATAAAATTAAATCTTTTGGTGAAGTAGTACGCACTATGCGCAGTGATGATGTGGTCTATAATCTAGCAGTAGTATTAGATACTATTGGTAAACATATTCACCCTGTAGCATATATGAACATAGCGGCCTTTTTACAAAAAGCTGATAAAGAAAGATCTGGTGTAATTTCTACTATGAACTCATCTCTAGAATTATGGGCTAACCCTTTAATCGATACAGCTACCGCCACCAGTGACTTTAATATTCAAAATTTTAAAAAAGATAAAACCACTATTTTTGTTGGCTTAACGCCTGATAACATAAAAAGGCTTGAACCATTAATGCAAGTATTCTATCAACAAGCTACAGAATTTTTAAGTAGAAAACTACCAGATAATAAAGAGGATCCATATGGCGTGATGTTTATGATGGATGAGTTCCCAACCCTCGGTAAAATGGAACAATTTAAGACTGGTATTGCTTATTTCCGTGGTTATAATGTTAGACTATTCCTCATTATTCAAGATACAGAACAATTAAAAGGTACTTATGAAGAAGCAGGTATGAATTCTTTCTTATCAAATTCAACATATCGTATAACATTTGCGGCTAATAATATGGAAACTGCTAATCTTATTTCACAATTATGTGGTAATAAGACTGTTGAGCAAGTATCACAAAATAAGCCTAAATTCATGGATCTAAACCCTGCATCTCGTTCGTTACATGTTTCAGAAGTACAAAGGGCTTTATTATTGCCTCAAGAAGTAATTTTATTACCACGTGACGAACAAATTGTATTAATTGAATCTTTCCCTCCAATTAAATCTAAAAAGATTAAATATTTTGATGATAGATTCTTTAAAAAAAGGTTATTACCTCCTATTAATGTACCTATACAAGAACCTTATGATATTAAAAAATCTAACAAAATTGATCAATCTACAGAAACATCTAGTAATAGCAATGTTGAAGATTAA
- the virB11 gene encoding Type IV secretion system protein virB11 gives MSNFAALETFLYPFQDLFNRDGVAEISINRPGEVWVEQKGDMYCESIPSIDIDHLKSLGRLIAQSTDQTISEETPLLSATLPNGFRIQIVFPPACEPGTVAMSIRKGATVQYTLDTYEKIGAFDTTTIEEVIDESTATLINLLKEKKIKEFLSTAVKTKKNLIVSGGTSTGKTTFTNALLLEIPSDERLITCEDAREINLSQHKNRIHLIASKGGQGRAKVSIQDLIEACLRLRPDRIIVGELRGAEAFSFLRAINTGHPGSISTLHADTPNMALEQLKLMVMQAGLGMPPAEIKNYITAVIDIVVQLKRAAKGKRYISEVYFKGMNDSTNSLKES, from the coding sequence ATGTCTAATTTTGCAGCACTTGAAACATTTTTATATCCTTTCCAAGATTTATTTAATAGGGATGGTGTTGCAGAAATTTCTATCAATAGGCCCGGCGAAGTATGGGTAGAACAAAAAGGCGATATGTATTGTGAATCTATACCTAGCATAGATATAGATCATTTGAAATCCTTAGGTAGACTTATTGCGCAATCTACAGATCAAACTATTAGCGAAGAAACGCCCTTATTATCCGCTACTTTACCTAATGGCTTTCGTATACAAATTGTATTTCCTCCAGCTTGTGAACCTGGTACTGTTGCTATGTCTATAAGAAAAGGGGCCACAGTTCAGTATACTCTAGATACTTATGAAAAAATTGGTGCGTTTGATACTACTACAATTGAAGAAGTTATTGATGAAAGTACTGCTACTTTAATCAATCTATTAAAAGAAAAAAAAATTAAAGAATTTTTAAGTACAGCTGTCAAAACTAAAAAAAACTTAATTGTGAGCGGTGGTACCTCAACTGGTAAAACTACTTTTACTAATGCTCTATTACTTGAAATACCGAGCGACGAAAGATTAATAACTTGTGAAGATGCACGTGAAATCAATTTAAGTCAGCATAAGAATAGAATTCATCTTATTGCATCAAAAGGAGGACAAGGACGAGCTAAAGTCAGCATCCAAGATTTAATTGAAGCATGCTTACGTCTTAGACCTGATCGTATAATTGTAGGAGAATTGCGCGGTGCAGAAGCATTTAGCTTTTTAAGAGCAATTAATACTGGTCATCCTGGATCTATTTCTACTTTACACGCTGATACACCTAATATGGCACTTGAACAATTAAAATTAATGGTGATGCAAGCTGGACTTGGAATGCCTCCTGCAGAAATTAAAAACTATATAACGGCCGTAATTGATATTGTAGTACAACTCAAACGAGCTGCCAAAGGTAAACGTTATATATCAGAAGTGTATTTTAAAGGTATGAATGATTCAACAAATAGTTTAAAGGAAAGTTAA
- a CDS encoding hypothetical protein (Uncharacterized protein conserved in bacteria), producing the protein MQKIILSLMLLLFPLTSFADNTSSIGITNMWATPTIGTVDNTAVYLDITNKGTDADTLLSAQTSIASKCELHKTVNTDGVITMTAIDKLVIPANTMVTFAPNGMHVMLMGLSQKLVLGDKLSLSLTFEKAGTITIDVPVQASAR; encoded by the coding sequence ATGCAAAAAATTATTTTATCATTAATGCTATTGTTGTTTCCTCTAACTAGCTTTGCTGATAATACATCAAGTATTGGAATTACTAATATGTGGGCTACGCCTACTATAGGTACTGTAGACAATACAGCGGTTTATTTGGATATTACTAACAAAGGAACAGATGCAGATACGTTGTTATCAGCACAAACATCTATTGCGAGTAAATGTGAACTGCACAAAACAGTTAATACTGATGGTGTAATTACAATGACTGCTATAGATAAGCTTGTGATTCCGGCCAATACTATGGTGACTTTTGCTCCAAATGGTATGCATGTAATGTTAATGGGTCTAAGCCAGAAATTAGTTTTGGGTGATAAGTTATCACTTTCTTTAACATTTGAAAAAGCTGGAACTATTACAATTGATGTACCTGTGCAAGCAAGCGCTAGATAA
- the rsh gene encoding GTP pyrophosphokinase rsh, which produces MVDQQKLIDKVSTYLSPLQVNTIKHACELAIVSHGSQLRDSNDPYYQHPLEVAYIMATMTMDTATIVTALLHDTVEDTELTLEDIEKDFGNEITKLVDGVTKLTKIECQSEHTRQAENFRKLLLAMSDDIRVLLVKLADRVHNMRTIKFIKSHERRLRISHETMEIYAPLAERIGIQTFKSELQDLAFAELYPEARNSIINRLNFLRQEGKILIDKIIVQISEMLAKENIKASVSGREKTACSIWQKMERKNISFEQLSDIVAFRILAETTSECYQILGIIHSHYHMVPDCFKDFISTPKANGYQSIHTVVVGPDKQRIEIQIRTYYMHEIAELGVAAHWSYKQNYQQNIDGKQYRWIRELLEILEHTSDPEEFLEHTKLEMYYDQVFAFTPKGNIIALPKGATPVDFAYAIHSDVGNTCVGSKVNGRIVPLRTLLSNGDQVEIIRAKTQVPSPSWEKFVVTGKARSEIRRFIKTKQRQEYINLGRIIITKILRGQGKEFNEKTMEPAVEFFKKKTLEDLLMSVGEGVINRYDVIKALFPNDKKQNSLKSKFAFLRFGKKKIAKSQDSIVPIKGLMPGMAIHFAGCCHPLPGDNIIGIVHTGKGITIHTIDCEMLENFASTPERWLDIAWDKDSTDMLHIGRIKVILAHEQGGLATMSNTIAKENANIINLKIVNRTNDFFEIILDVEVLGVKHLLNLISALRGKHCIHSAERYKV; this is translated from the coding sequence ATGGTTGATCAACAAAAATTAATAGATAAAGTCTCAACTTATTTATCACCTTTACAGGTTAACACTATTAAGCATGCTTGTGAACTAGCAATTGTATCACATGGTTCTCAGTTACGTGATTCTAATGATCCTTACTATCAGCATCCACTAGAAGTAGCTTATATTATGGCTACTATGACCATGGATACTGCCACAATTGTTACAGCATTATTGCATGATACGGTTGAAGATACCGAATTAACATTAGAAGATATTGAAAAGGATTTTGGTAATGAAATTACCAAATTAGTTGATGGCGTCACAAAATTAACAAAAATTGAATGTCAATCTGAACATACTAGACAAGCAGAGAATTTTCGCAAGCTATTATTAGCTATGTCTGATGACATAAGGGTATTACTTGTAAAGCTTGCTGATCGTGTTCATAATATGAGAACAATTAAATTTATCAAATCTCATGAACGTAGGTTACGTATTTCACATGAAACTATGGAAATATATGCGCCTTTAGCAGAGCGTATAGGTATACAGACTTTTAAAAGCGAATTACAAGACTTAGCATTTGCAGAATTATACCCAGAAGCACGTAACTCAATAATTAATAGATTAAATTTCTTGCGCCAAGAAGGTAAAATTTTAATTGATAAAATTATTGTACAAATTAGTGAAATGCTTGCAAAGGAAAATATAAAGGCATCTGTCTCAGGTAGAGAAAAAACTGCCTGCTCTATTTGGCAAAAAATGGAACGTAAAAATATATCTTTTGAACAATTATCTGATATAGTTGCATTCCGTATCTTAGCTGAAACAACCTCTGAATGTTATCAGATTCTAGGAATTATTCATTCGCATTACCATATGGTACCAGATTGCTTTAAGGATTTTATTAGTACACCTAAAGCTAATGGATATCAATCCATCCATACAGTGGTAGTAGGTCCTGATAAGCAGAGAATAGAAATTCAGATTAGAACTTACTATATGCATGAAATAGCAGAGCTTGGCGTAGCCGCTCACTGGAGTTATAAGCAAAACTATCAACAAAATATAGACGGTAAACAATATCGATGGATACGTGAGTTATTAGAAATTTTGGAACATACTTCAGATCCAGAAGAGTTTTTAGAACATACAAAACTTGAAATGTATTATGATCAGGTATTTGCTTTTACACCAAAAGGTAATATCATTGCCCTTCCTAAAGGAGCAACTCCCGTGGATTTTGCCTATGCTATCCATTCAGATGTAGGAAATACATGCGTAGGTTCTAAAGTAAATGGCCGTATTGTACCATTACGTACATTATTAAGTAATGGCGATCAAGTTGAAATTATTCGTGCTAAAACCCAAGTACCTTCTCCATCTTGGGAAAAATTTGTGGTGACTGGTAAGGCTCGTTCGGAAATTAGACGATTTATCAAAACAAAACAACGACAAGAATATATTAACTTAGGTCGTATTATTATAACTAAAATATTACGCGGACAGGGCAAGGAATTTAATGAAAAAACTATGGAACCTGCTGTAGAATTTTTTAAGAAAAAAACTCTAGAAGATTTATTGATGTCGGTGGGAGAAGGTGTAATTAATAGATATGATGTAATTAAAGCACTCTTTCCTAATGATAAAAAACAAAATAGTTTAAAGAGCAAATTTGCTTTCCTAAGATTTGGTAAGAAAAAAATTGCCAAATCTCAAGATTCTATTGTCCCTATCAAAGGCTTAATGCCAGGTATGGCCATACATTTTGCAGGATGCTGTCATCCTTTACCAGGTGATAATATCATAGGAATAGTTCATACAGGTAAGGGCATTACAATTCATACTATAGATTGTGAAATGTTAGAAAATTTTGCTTCTACACCTGAAAGATGGCTAGATATAGCATGGGATAAAGATTCTACAGATATGCTTCATATTGGTAGAATAAAAGTAATACTAGCTCATGAACAAGGAGGACTTGCCACTATGTCAAACACTATTGCCAAAGAAAATGCTAATATTATAAACTTAAAAATTGTTAATCGTACCAATGATTTTTTTGAAATCATCTTAGATGTAGAAGTGCTAGGAGTAAAACATTTATTAAATCTTATTTCTGCTTTGCGTGGAAAACATTGTATACATTCAGCTGAACGATACAAAGTTTAG
- the osmY gene encoding Osmotically-inducible protein Y precursor — MYNNIVYLLAMVYILNGCAPAVIGATAATGLVLSKEKTVGKTVDDATIWTRIKSNFLQKNFDHMFIGVDVKVNEGRVLLTGYVPDAKTKMEAVKIVWSQEGVKEVMDEINISSQNDKLTLKEYSLDTWITTQLKTKLLVEKNIRSVNYNIETIEGITYLFGIAQNQQELDKVTYIASTIPHVKKVISFVRLKDSPLRQ; from the coding sequence ATGTATAATAACATAGTATATTTGTTAGCTATGGTTTATATTTTAAATGGTTGTGCACCAGCTGTGATAGGAGCAACAGCAGCCACTGGCTTAGTATTATCAAAAGAAAAAACTGTTGGTAAAACAGTAGATGATGCAACGATTTGGACAAGAATCAAATCTAATTTTTTACAAAAGAATTTTGATCATATGTTTATAGGTGTAGATGTCAAAGTTAATGAAGGAAGGGTGCTATTAACAGGTTATGTACCTGATGCAAAAACAAAAATGGAAGCTGTGAAAATAGTTTGGTCACAAGAAGGTGTAAAGGAAGTGATGGATGAGATCAATATCTCTTCTCAAAATGATAAACTTACTCTTAAAGAGTATAGCCTAGACACTTGGATTACTACACAATTAAAGACTAAGTTATTAGTAGAAAAAAACATACGTTCTGTAAATTATAATATTGAAACTATTGAAGGAATTACATATTTATTTGGTATAGCACAAAATCAGCAGGAATTAGATAAAGTAACATATATAGCTAGTACTATACCCCATGTTAAAAAAGTAATTTCGTTTGTACGACTTAAAGATTCTCCATTACGTCAGTAA
- the virB9_1 gene encoding Type IV secretion system protein virB9: protein MVIFPRTYGDVPLTTDNRIKTYIYNENEVFLMLVHYGYQSSIEFGIGEEVETISVGDSYAWKITPVGRRLFVKPLEENMHTNMTVITNKRTYQFDIMSKLPDESFDKDLVYVVKFFYPYRAAGKSGTNNDSKLFN, encoded by the coding sequence ATGGTAATATTTCCTAGAACGTATGGAGATGTGCCTCTTACTACTGATAATAGAATTAAAACTTATATTTATAATGAAAATGAGGTATTTCTGATGCTGGTTCATTATGGTTATCAATCTAGTATAGAATTTGGAATAGGAGAAGAGGTGGAAACAATTTCTGTTGGAGATTCTTATGCGTGGAAGATTACCCCTGTAGGAAGACGATTATTTGTAAAGCCTTTAGAAGAAAATATGCATACAAACATGACCGTTATAACTAATAAACGTACTTATCAATTTGATATTATGTCTAAACTACCAGACGAAAGTTTTGATAAAGATTTAGTATATGTAGTAAAGTTTTTCTATCCTTATCGTGCCGCGGGTAAGAGCGGTACTAATAATGATAGTAAATTATTTAATTAA
- a CDS encoding Transcriptional regulatory protein, giving the protein MNNIMESVFIYSNKHFITEIFAQVPNYTVINLKSLQQLKDIRTNNKFSLIIDSSYEEVNWKDIESVILQLKLIILLYDTSVNNIQSLSIPLNIPIIYMAMPFKFFKLISLINYYSSTTQENIRLSNNYSFSYTNKLLIRLKGEAKYNENIDLTEKEASLLKFLYNAQGSPISKNEILERIWGYSSILETHTLETHIYRLRQKLGEDAYMIYTYENKYGLKRHDFS; this is encoded by the coding sequence ATGAATAATATAATGGAATCTGTTTTTATATACAGTAATAAACATTTTATTACTGAAATATTTGCACAAGTGCCTAATTACACAGTAATTAATCTGAAATCTTTACAACAATTAAAAGACATTCGTACAAATAATAAATTTTCGCTCATCATAGATAGTTCTTATGAAGAAGTCAATTGGAAAGACATTGAATCTGTTATTTTACAATTAAAGTTGATTATATTGCTATATGATACATCGGTGAATAATATACAATCATTATCCATACCTTTGAATATACCGATAATTTATATGGCTATGCCTTTTAAATTTTTTAAGTTAATTTCCTTGATTAATTATTATTCATCTACAACTCAAGAAAATATAAGATTAAGTAATAATTATAGTTTTTCTTATACCAATAAATTATTGATTAGGTTAAAAGGAGAGGCCAAATATAATGAAAATATTGATTTAACAGAAAAAGAAGCATCCTTGCTCAAATTTTTATATAATGCACAAGGTAGTCCTATAAGTAAAAATGAGATTTTAGAACGGATATGGGGATATTCTAGTATACTAGAAACACATACCTTAGAGACGCATATTTATAGATTAAGACAAAAATTAGGAGAAGATGCGTACATGATTTATACCTATGAAAACAAATATGGATTAAAAAGACATGATTTTTCTTAA
- the virB10 gene encoding Type IV secretion system protein virB10: MRDKDENDFELDQSLDENNTPEIDSELSAVASNPKKNAATLIILILCAITLIYFLFFKDSNLPPPEAKPDISKEIPTTKPTADNNNLNIPTLPQLPAPPPLVAPTPPPPPAPPVATLPAPPAPPPPAPISPEKVAATVPTIPIVSNSSNAQMDQRKKSGIMLGGGGSNNDKQKADSIISAKDSFFTPTRTTADQQKATRLGDPTLVIAQGKIIDAVLETAINTDLVGTIRAIVSRDIYGEAGKNILIPKGSRLIGSYTSGANVGQTRVSIRWYRLIRPDGIDFIIDRSWATDALGRAGIEGIVDNKYFEIVGNALLLSSINIGTAVAAQKITNAQAVKQISVTPATGATTTEQTGSPKDYAVQSAVSNLSNVGQQLTQNNLQTTPTIYVDQGSKIKVFVNQDLIFPANLATNIKYIE; the protein is encoded by the coding sequence ATGCGTGATAAAGATGAAAATGATTTTGAATTAGATCAAAGTTTAGATGAAAATAATACGCCAGAAATAGACTCTGAACTTTCAGCTGTTGCTTCTAATCCTAAAAAAAATGCCGCTACTTTAATAATTCTTATATTATGTGCTATAACACTAATATACTTTTTATTTTTTAAAGATAGTAATTTACCGCCTCCTGAAGCAAAACCTGATATTTCAAAAGAGATACCTACAACAAAGCCTACAGCGGATAATAATAATCTTAATATTCCTACTTTACCACAATTACCAGCTCCGCCACCTCTTGTTGCACCTACACCTCCTCCTCCACCTGCGCCTCCAGTTGCAACTTTACCGGCTCCTCCAGCTCCACCACCGCCTGCTCCTATTTCACCAGAAAAAGTAGCGGCAACTGTTCCAACTATTCCTATAGTAAGTAACAGCTCTAACGCACAAATGGATCAGCGTAAAAAATCTGGTATTATGCTTGGTGGAGGGGGGTCAAATAATGATAAACAAAAAGCTGATTCAATTATTTCAGCAAAAGATTCTTTTTTTACTCCTACTCGTACTACAGCTGATCAACAAAAAGCTACAAGACTTGGTGATCCTACCTTAGTTATTGCACAAGGTAAAATAATTGATGCTGTACTTGAAACAGCAATTAATACAGATTTAGTTGGTACTATTAGAGCTATCGTAAGTAGAGACATTTATGGTGAAGCAGGTAAAAACATATTAATACCAAAAGGATCAAGGCTCATTGGTTCATATACATCAGGCGCTAATGTAGGGCAAACGCGTGTTTCAATTAGGTGGTATAGATTAATTAGACCAGATGGTATTGATTTTATTATAGATCGTTCTTGGGCTACAGATGCTCTAGGTAGGGCAGGTATCGAAGGTATAGTGGATAATAAGTATTTTGAAATTGTTGGGAATGCATTACTTCTTAGTAGTATTAATATTGGAACTGCTGTTGCAGCACAAAAAATTACTAATGCTCAAGCAGTAAAACAGATATCTGTAACTCCAGCTACTGGTGCTACTACTACAGAACAAACTGGTTCGCCAAAGGATTATGCCGTACAAAGTGCTGTTAGTAATCTGAGCAATGTTGGACAGCAATTAACTCAAAACAACCTACAAACTACACCTACAATTTACGTAGATCAAGGGAGTAAAATCAAAGTTTTTGTGAATCAAGATTTAATATTTCCTGCTAATCTTGCAACTAATATTAAATATATAGAATAG
- the ribA gene encoding GTP cyclohydrolase-2, whose translation MLNDINFSLSELSVLNVERAIADIKNSLAIVVKHEHNFTSLVISAEYFNTNHIKLLKKLEFNNLQLLISSNRANYLSNSKKFVYPVSIILNINDIDSINLITTSETSLNFQEYNFTQTSNEYNASLHLMKIAELLPAAIIVNIDCNNQYLSKWLNTNRISIIDHTEIMHCLENNASLLQEICRAPLKLKYTPNAEIVAFRATTGGKEHYALIIGDLSTSPTPLVRIHSSCYTGDLLTSLMCDCGDQLTTAIQYMASDKENAGIILYLMQEGRGIGFINKLRTYVLQSKGLDTVEANEAWGFDDDERPFIYACQILNLLNVKKVRLLSNNPQKAVSLKEGGIEILEVLPHKAKKNPYNNLYLKTKAEKLGHKL comes from the coding sequence ATGTTAAACGATATAAATTTTTCACTTTCAGAATTATCCGTACTAAATGTAGAAAGAGCAATTGCTGATATCAAAAATTCTTTAGCAATCGTTGTAAAACATGAGCATAATTTTACATCACTAGTTATTTCAGCAGAATATTTTAATACGAACCACATAAAATTATTAAAGAAACTTGAATTTAATAATTTACAACTACTTATTTCATCTAATCGAGCCAACTATTTATCTAATTCTAAGAAGTTTGTTTATCCTGTGTCTATTATACTAAATATAAATGATATTGATAGCATAAATCTGATAACTACAAGTGAAACTAGTTTAAATTTTCAAGAATATAATTTTACTCAAACTAGTAATGAATATAATGCATCATTACATTTAATGAAAATAGCAGAATTACTGCCAGCAGCAATTATAGTAAATATTGATTGTAATAATCAATATCTCAGTAAATGGTTGAATACTAATAGAATCTCCATAATTGACCATACTGAAATTATGCACTGTTTAGAAAATAATGCTTCTTTACTACAGGAAATATGTAGAGCTCCTTTAAAGCTTAAATATACGCCTAATGCAGAGATTGTAGCATTTCGTGCCACAACTGGCGGTAAAGAACATTATGCTTTAATTATAGGAGATTTATCTACAAGCCCTACACCTTTAGTTAGGATACATTCTTCTTGTTACACAGGTGATTTATTAACTTCTTTAATGTGTGATTGCGGCGATCAACTGACAACTGCAATACAATATATGGCTTCAGATAAGGAAAATGCTGGAATTATATTATATCTTATGCAAGAAGGCCGAGGTATAGGTTTTATCAATAAATTACGCACTTATGTACTACAATCCAAAGGTTTGGATACCGTAGAGGCAAATGAAGCATGGGGATTTGATGATGATGAAAGACCTTTTATATACGCGTGCCAAATACTCAATTTACTTAATGTAAAAAAAGTTAGATTATTAAGTAATAATCCTCAAAAGGCCGTGAGTTTAAAAGAAGGCGGGATAGAAATATTAGAAGTTTTGCCTCATAAGGCTAAGAAAAATCCATATAATAATTTATACCTTAAAACAAAAGCAGAAAAATTAGGACATAAATTATAA